The following are encoded in a window of Amycolatopsis lexingtonensis genomic DNA:
- a CDS encoding rhodanese-like domain-containing protein translates to MSAVDTFLAAARSGLDRVSPPRARELQEAGALLVDIRPHQNRQTEGEIPGAVIVERIHLEWRLAPDSEWRLPSVTADSTVIVLCNEGYSSSLAAADLQRLGLPHATDLEGGFRAWAAAGLPVQTGGSPAVP, encoded by the coding sequence ATGAGCGCTGTCGATACGTTCCTGGCCGCGGCCCGCTCCGGCCTGGACCGGGTTTCTCCCCCGCGCGCCCGCGAGCTGCAGGAGGCCGGCGCGTTGCTGGTCGATATCCGGCCGCATCAGAACCGGCAGACCGAGGGCGAGATCCCGGGCGCGGTGATCGTCGAGCGGATCCACCTGGAGTGGCGGCTAGCGCCGGACAGCGAATGGCGGCTGCCTTCGGTGACGGCGGACTCGACGGTGATCGTGCTGTGCAACGAGGGCTACTCGTCGAGCCTCGCGGCCGCCGACCTGCAGCGGCTGGGGCTGCCGCACGCGACCGACCTCGAAGGCGGCTTCCGCGCCTGGGCTGCCGCCGGCCTGCCCGTGCAGACCGGCGGCAGCCCCGCGGTGCCCTAG
- the glgP gene encoding alpha-glucan family phosphorylase produces MRAVRRFTVRASLPESLSGLGALATNLRWTWHPPTRDLFASMDAELFNAVRDPLRMLTALPPARLDELAVDDDFLERARAAAEDLDKYLSEPRWYQQRDDAELPPAVAYFSMEFGVTEALPNYSGGLGVLAGDHLKAASDLGVPMVGVGLLYRNGYFRQSLSLDGWQVEHYPVIDPNAFPLELLTAGGRPVLIGVAMPGGRELCAQIWQARVGRVPLLLLDTDVEANDEDLRGVTDRLYGGDADHRLRQEILAGIGGFRAVRKYCELTGHPQPMVFHTNEGHAGFLGLERAREIVQADGLAFDEAMPAVRAGTLFTTHTPVSAGIDRFPVDLVQRYFADGRLVPDIDPRRVLALGAEDNPGLFNMAHMGLRLAQRANGVSQLHGRVTRRMFSRLWPGFDHDEVPISSVTNGVHGPTWVARELSTLLGREWGLDVGEGPLRDGVSDAQLWALRRELREKLVHEVRRRVRAAWLQRGASPLELGWVDSVFDPDVLTVGFARRVPTYKRLTLMLRDPDRLRTLLLNEDRPLQVVVAGKSHPADENGKQLIQQIVRFVDGADVRHRIVFLPDYDMSMARYLYRGCDVWLNNPVRPLEACGTSGMKSALNGGLNLSIRDGWWDECYDGSNGWAIPTADGVTDPLRRDDLEAAALYELLGQQIAPLFYDRSGEGGVPTGWLSMVWHTLETLGPRVQASRMVREYVDNGYLPASRMVAAATGDGYRGALSLADYRTKLEVSWPRLRIFDSELLVEQTEPLVVGTEVTIRARIDLAGLDPSEVDIQAVVGQVADDDELRDAVTVPMTADGIGAFAARLKLPRPGSIGYTVRVLPKHGLLATPAELARVVLA; encoded by the coding sequence ATGCGTGCAGTCCGCCGGTTCACCGTCCGCGCCAGCCTCCCGGAGTCCCTGTCCGGCCTGGGCGCGCTGGCCACCAACCTGCGCTGGACGTGGCACCCGCCGACGCGCGACCTGTTCGCGTCGATGGACGCCGAGCTGTTCAACGCCGTGCGCGACCCGCTGCGGATGCTCACCGCGCTCCCGCCCGCCCGCCTCGACGAGCTCGCCGTCGACGACGACTTCCTCGAACGCGCGAGAGCCGCGGCCGAGGACCTCGACAAGTACCTCTCGGAACCGCGCTGGTACCAGCAGCGTGACGACGCCGAGCTGCCGCCCGCGGTCGCCTACTTCTCGATGGAGTTCGGCGTCACCGAGGCCCTCCCGAACTACTCCGGCGGCCTCGGGGTGCTGGCCGGCGACCACCTCAAGGCCGCGTCCGACCTGGGCGTGCCGATGGTCGGCGTCGGGCTGCTCTACCGCAACGGCTACTTCCGGCAGTCGCTGTCGCTGGACGGCTGGCAGGTCGAGCACTACCCGGTGATCGACCCGAACGCGTTCCCCCTCGAGCTGCTGACCGCGGGCGGGCGGCCGGTGTTGATCGGCGTCGCGATGCCGGGCGGGCGCGAGCTGTGCGCGCAGATCTGGCAGGCCCGCGTCGGGCGCGTGCCGCTGCTGCTGCTCGACACCGACGTCGAGGCCAACGACGAAGACCTGCGCGGTGTCACAGACCGCCTCTACGGCGGCGACGCCGACCACCGGCTGCGGCAGGAGATCCTGGCGGGCATCGGCGGGTTCCGCGCGGTCCGGAAGTACTGCGAGCTGACCGGCCACCCGCAGCCGATGGTGTTCCACACGAACGAAGGCCACGCGGGTTTCCTCGGGCTGGAGCGGGCCCGCGAGATCGTCCAGGCCGACGGCCTCGCGTTCGACGAGGCCATGCCCGCGGTCCGCGCCGGGACGCTGTTCACCACGCACACGCCGGTCAGCGCGGGCATCGACCGGTTCCCGGTGGACCTGGTCCAGCGCTACTTCGCCGACGGGAGGCTCGTTCCGGACATCGACCCGCGCCGCGTGCTCGCGCTCGGCGCCGAGGACAACCCCGGCCTGTTCAACATGGCGCACATGGGCCTGCGGCTGGCGCAGCGCGCGAACGGCGTCTCGCAGCTGCACGGGCGCGTCACGCGCCGGATGTTCTCGCGGCTGTGGCCCGGGTTCGACCACGACGAGGTGCCGATCTCGTCGGTGACCAACGGCGTCCACGGCCCGACGTGGGTGGCGCGCGAGCTGAGCACGCTGCTCGGCCGCGAATGGGGCCTCGACGTCGGCGAGGGGCCGCTGCGCGACGGCGTCTCGGACGCCCAGCTGTGGGCGCTGCGGCGGGAGCTGCGCGAGAAGCTGGTGCACGAGGTGCGCCGCCGGGTGCGCGCGGCGTGGCTGCAGCGCGGCGCGTCCCCGCTGGAGCTGGGCTGGGTGGACTCGGTCTTCGACCCGGACGTGCTCACGGTCGGGTTCGCCCGCCGCGTCCCGACGTACAAGCGCCTGACGCTGATGCTGCGCGACCCCGACCGCCTGCGCACCCTGCTGCTCAACGAGGACCGCCCGCTCCAGGTCGTCGTGGCCGGCAAGTCGCACCCGGCCGACGAGAACGGCAAGCAGCTGATCCAGCAGATCGTCCGCTTCGTCGACGGCGCGGACGTGCGGCACCGGATCGTCTTCCTCCCGGACTACGACATGTCGATGGCGCGGTACCTCTATCGCGGCTGCGACGTCTGGCTGAACAACCCGGTGCGCCCGCTGGAGGCGTGCGGGACGTCGGGCATGAAGTCGGCGCTCAACGGCGGCCTGAACCTCTCCATCCGCGACGGCTGGTGGGACGAGTGCTACGACGGCAGCAACGGCTGGGCGATCCCGACCGCGGACGGCGTCACCGACCCGCTGCGCCGCGACGACCTCGAGGCGGCGGCGCTGTACGAGCTGCTCGGCCAGCAGATCGCCCCGCTGTTCTACGACCGCTCCGGCGAAGGGGGCGTGCCGACCGGCTGGCTGTCGATGGTGTGGCACACGCTGGAGACGCTCGGCCCGCGCGTCCAGGCGTCCCGCATGGTCCGCGAGTACGTCGACAACGGCTACCTCCCGGCATCCCGCATGGTCGCGGCGGCCACCGGCGACGGCTACCGCGGCGCGCTGTCCCTGGCGGACTACCGCACGAAGCTCGAGGTCTCCTGGCCCCGGCTGCGCATCTTCGACTCGGAGCTGCTGGTGGAGCAGACCGAGCCACTGGTGGTCGGCACCGAGGTGACCATCCGCGCCCGCATCGACCTGGCCGGCCTCGATCCGTCCGAAGTGGACATCCAGGCGGTGGTCGGCCAGGTCGCCGACGACGACGAGCTCCGCGACGCGGTCACGGTCCCGATGACGGCCGACGGCATCGGCGCCTTCGCGGCGAGGCTGAAGCTGCCACGGCCGGGGTCGATCGGGTACACCGTGCGGGTGCTGCCGAAGCACGGGCTGCTGGCGACGCCGGCGGAGCTGGCCCGAGTCGTCCTGGCCTGA
- a CDS encoding cysteine dioxygenase, producing the protein MTTSIVRPPVEIHPRLTDPLLPELLHPSRLLWTPRELAELTATVTTELTANLRSILRFDEDRRWWARLALTDGVELWLLSWLPGQHTKPHDHGGASGSFTVLQGEIGEEYRYPGGPIRRRTHVAGQGLGFGAGRAHQVTGIGDRPAASVHAYSPPLVATREYATLADVPPEIPPLPAIVRP; encoded by the coding sequence TTGACCACTTCGATCGTCCGCCCGCCCGTCGAGATCCACCCGCGGCTGACCGACCCGCTGCTGCCCGAGCTGCTGCACCCGTCGCGGCTGCTCTGGACCCCGCGTGAGCTGGCCGAGCTGACCGCCACCGTCACCACCGAGCTGACCGCGAACCTGCGGAGCATCCTGCGCTTCGACGAAGACCGGCGGTGGTGGGCCCGGCTGGCCCTCACCGACGGCGTCGAGCTGTGGCTGCTGTCGTGGCTGCCCGGCCAGCACACGAAGCCGCACGACCACGGCGGCGCGTCCGGCTCGTTCACCGTGCTGCAGGGCGAGATCGGCGAGGAGTACCGCTATCCCGGCGGGCCGATCCGGCGCCGCACGCACGTCGCCGGCCAGGGCCTCGGCTTCGGCGCCGGCCGCGCCCACCAGGTCACCGGCATCGGCGACCGGCCCGCGGCGAGCGTCCACGCGTACTCGCCGCCGCTGGTGGCGACGCGCGAGTACGCCACGCTCGCCGACGTTCCGCCGGAAATCCCGCCGCTGCCCGCTATCGTCCGGCCATGA
- a CDS encoding enoyl-CoA hydratase/isomerase family protein — translation MGEFVSLEVKDGVGTIRLDRPPVNALNAQVTAELAELAKEATERDDVRAVILYGGEKTFAGGADIKEMATRTYPEIAKFGANLTGTLAAIANIPKPVVAAITGYALGGGLELALTADWRVAGDNVKVGQPEIQLGVIPGAGGTQRLARLIGPSKTKDIVYTGRFVKAEEALQLGIVDQVVAPDDVYAAAHKWAAQFANGPAVALRAAKAAIDGGLDMDLPNALKLESHLFAALWATEDQRNGMKSFIENGPGKATFEGK, via the coding sequence GTGGGAGAGTTCGTATCGCTGGAGGTCAAGGACGGGGTCGGCACGATCCGGCTCGACCGGCCGCCGGTCAACGCCCTGAACGCCCAGGTCACCGCCGAGCTCGCCGAGCTGGCGAAGGAGGCCACCGAGCGCGACGACGTCCGCGCGGTGATCCTCTACGGCGGCGAGAAGACCTTCGCGGGCGGCGCGGACATCAAGGAGATGGCCACCCGCACCTACCCGGAGATCGCCAAGTTCGGCGCGAACCTCACCGGGACGCTGGCCGCGATCGCGAACATCCCCAAGCCGGTCGTCGCGGCCATCACCGGCTACGCCCTCGGCGGCGGCCTCGAACTGGCGCTGACCGCGGACTGGCGCGTCGCGGGCGACAACGTCAAGGTCGGCCAGCCCGAGATCCAGCTCGGCGTCATCCCCGGCGCGGGCGGCACCCAGCGCCTGGCCCGGCTGATCGGCCCGAGCAAGACCAAGGACATCGTCTACACCGGACGGTTCGTCAAGGCCGAAGAGGCGTTGCAGCTCGGGATCGTCGACCAGGTCGTCGCCCCGGACGACGTCTACGCGGCGGCGCACAAGTGGGCGGCCCAGTTCGCGAACGGCCCCGCCGTGGCTCTGCGCGCGGCGAAGGCGGCCATCGACGGCGGTCTCGACATGGACCTCCCCAACGCGCTCAAGCTCGAATCGCACCTGTTCGCCGCGCTCTGGGCGACCGAAGACCAGCGGAACGGCATGAAGTCGTTCATCGAAAACGGGCCCGGCAAGGCCACTTTCGAAGGGAAATGA
- a CDS encoding THUMP-like domain-containing protein, with protein sequence MGYSFSLGDVAYLRSGAGIAALAEVASLPLTDRIASVAQVRRLVGEEHAAAVLETVLLRRKAVGKLSGVDWLFTSDALQQASATPVARHRAARLAGLDVHDVTCSVGADLVEIARVARRALGSDLDPVRLEMARHNGSAAGVAFGLSRADALRPVSRTGVVVADPARRDSAGRRAWKPADFAPPLGGLVEAYPGRALSVKCAPGLDFALTPWADEVELVSLDGQVRESCLWRGLGEGVTRRATVLRSDGTQWTVTDAEPDELPTRAPGEWIVDPDGAVVRAGLVRHYAARHGLWQLDERIAYLTGDTPPPGVRAFRVLEQGPYSEKALKAVLKRHDVGRLEILVRGLDVDPDALRRRLKPRGGAEASVVLTRIGRSPVAFLCRAER encoded by the coding sequence TTGGGTTATTCGTTCAGCCTCGGCGACGTCGCCTACCTGCGTTCCGGCGCGGGTATCGCGGCGCTCGCCGAGGTTGCGTCGTTGCCGCTGACCGACCGGATCGCTTCGGTCGCTCAAGTGCGCCGTCTCGTGGGCGAGGAGCACGCGGCCGCGGTGCTGGAAACCGTGCTGCTGCGGCGGAAAGCCGTCGGCAAGCTGTCCGGTGTGGACTGGCTGTTCACCTCCGACGCGCTCCAGCAGGCCAGCGCCACGCCGGTCGCCCGGCACCGGGCCGCCCGCTTGGCGGGACTCGACGTCCACGACGTCACGTGCTCGGTCGGCGCCGACCTCGTCGAAATCGCCCGGGTGGCGCGGCGCGCACTCGGGTCCGATCTGGACCCGGTCCGGCTGGAAATGGCCCGGCACAACGGAAGTGCCGCCGGTGTCGCGTTCGGACTGTCCCGTGCCGACGCGCTGCGCCCGGTGAGCCGTACCGGCGTCGTCGTGGCGGACCCGGCCCGGCGTGATTCTGCCGGGCGCCGGGCGTGGAAGCCCGCGGACTTCGCCCCGCCGCTCGGCGGGCTGGTCGAGGCCTACCCGGGGCGGGCGCTGTCCGTGAAGTGCGCGCCCGGCCTCGATTTCGCGCTCACGCCGTGGGCGGACGAGGTCGAGCTGGTGTCCCTGGACGGCCAGGTACGCGAATCCTGCCTCTGGCGCGGCCTGGGCGAAGGCGTCACCCGCCGGGCGACCGTGCTGCGCTCGGACGGGACACAGTGGACGGTCACCGACGCCGAACCGGACGAACTGCCCACGCGGGCGCCGGGGGAGTGGATCGTCGACCCCGACGGCGCCGTGGTCCGGGCCGGGCTGGTCCGCCACTACGCGGCGCGGCACGGGTTGTGGCAGCTGGACGAACGCATCGCGTACCTGACCGGCGACACCCCGCCACCGGGCGTGCGGGCGTTCCGGGTGCTGGAGCAGGGGCCCTACAGCGAGAAGGCGCTCAAAGCCGTCCTCAAGCGACACGACGTCGGGCGCCTGGAAATCCTGGTGCGCGGCCTGGACGTCGACCCGGATGCCCTGCGGCGGCGGCTGAAACCCCGTGGTGGCGCGGAAGCTTCGGTGGTGCTGACGCGGATCGGCCGGTCGCCGGTGGCGTTCCT
- a CDS encoding LLM class F420-dependent oxidoreductase: MRFGIFVPQGWRLDLAGIDPADHWKTMLGLAKHAEAGPFESIWVYDHFHTVPVPTEEATHEAWSLISAFAAATETVRLGQMCTCMGYRNPAYLAKVAATADTIAGGRVEMGIGAGWYEHEWRAYGYGFPGAGDRLGQLDEGVQIMRDLWTTGTSTLDGKHYKTDGAILRPLPPQEGGLPLWIAGGGEKKTLKIAAKYAKYTNFAADPETFTRKSEILAQHCKDVGTDYDAIVRSANHNVVLGETEKDVQDKLAWLKSHLEKYAPADAAERWHGVFVNSPTTGTPEQVTEKLAAMGELGMSYAIFNFPEAAYDRSGIDLFAEKVAPALA, from the coding sequence ATGCGCTTCGGAATCTTCGTCCCGCAGGGGTGGCGGCTCGACCTCGCCGGCATCGACCCCGCGGACCACTGGAAGACCATGCTCGGCCTCGCGAAGCACGCGGAAGCCGGGCCCTTCGAATCGATCTGGGTCTACGACCACTTCCACACCGTGCCCGTCCCGACCGAGGAGGCCACGCACGAGGCCTGGTCGCTGATCTCGGCCTTCGCCGCCGCGACGGAGACCGTGCGGCTCGGGCAGATGTGCACCTGCATGGGCTACCGCAACCCCGCCTACCTGGCGAAGGTCGCCGCCACCGCCGACACCATCGCCGGCGGGCGCGTCGAAATGGGGATCGGGGCCGGCTGGTACGAGCACGAGTGGCGGGCCTACGGCTACGGTTTCCCGGGCGCCGGTGACCGGCTCGGGCAGCTCGACGAAGGCGTGCAGATCATGCGCGACCTCTGGACCACCGGAACGTCCACACTGGACGGAAAGCACTACAAGACGGACGGCGCGATCCTGCGCCCGCTGCCGCCGCAGGAGGGCGGGCTCCCGCTCTGGATCGCCGGTGGTGGCGAGAAGAAGACGCTCAAGATCGCCGCGAAGTACGCGAAGTACACGAACTTCGCCGCCGACCCGGAGACGTTCACCCGCAAGTCGGAAATCCTCGCGCAGCACTGCAAGGACGTCGGCACCGACTACGACGCCATCGTGCGCTCGGCCAACCACAACGTCGTGCTCGGGGAGACCGAAAAGGACGTCCAGGACAAGCTGGCCTGGCTGAAGTCGCACCTCGAGAAGTACGCGCCGGCCGACGCGGCGGAGCGGTGGCACGGCGTCTTCGTGAACAGCCCGACGACCGGCACGCCCGAGCAGGTCACCGAGAAGCTCGCCGCGATGGGCGAGCTGGGCATGTCGTACGCGATCTTCAACTTCCCCGAAGCCGCGTACGACCGCTCCGGCATCGACCTGTTCGCCGAGAAGGTCGCGCCCGCGCTCGCCTAG
- a CDS encoding class I SAM-dependent methyltransferase has product MTDVNDPAPNPHATAEEVQAAYADPKLANVLYHDWEAGTYDEKWSISYDERCISYATDVFNAVAGDDGQPYQHAMELGSGTGFFLLNLMQGGVAKKGSVTDLSPGMVQVALRNAEKLGLDVDGRVADAERIPYEDNTFDLVVGHAVLHHIPDVQAAFREVLRVLKPGGRFVFAGEPTKIGDFYARKLGQFTWFLTTRVTKLPVLSGWRRPQEELDESSRAAALEAVVDIHTFDPSELESWARGAGAQDVHAVTEEFAAALAGWPIRTFEAAVPQEKLTVRWRLFAYRLWLRLSAVDKKVLAKILPRELFYNVMITGTKRPS; this is encoded by the coding sequence TTGACCGACGTGAACGACCCGGCGCCCAACCCGCACGCCACCGCCGAAGAGGTCCAGGCGGCTTACGCCGACCCCAAGCTGGCGAACGTGCTCTACCACGACTGGGAAGCCGGCACCTACGACGAGAAGTGGTCGATCTCGTATGACGAGCGCTGCATCTCCTACGCCACCGACGTGTTCAACGCCGTCGCGGGCGACGACGGCCAACCCTACCAGCACGCGATGGAGCTGGGCAGCGGCACCGGCTTCTTCCTGCTGAACCTCATGCAGGGCGGCGTCGCCAAGAAGGGCTCGGTCACCGACCTCTCGCCCGGCATGGTCCAGGTCGCGCTGCGCAACGCCGAGAAGCTCGGTCTCGACGTCGACGGCCGGGTCGCCGACGCCGAGCGCATCCCGTACGAGGACAACACGTTCGACCTCGTCGTCGGGCACGCGGTGCTGCACCACATCCCGGACGTCCAGGCGGCGTTCCGCGAGGTGCTGCGCGTGCTCAAGCCGGGCGGCCGGTTCGTCTTCGCCGGCGAGCCGACCAAGATCGGCGACTTCTACGCCCGCAAGCTCGGCCAGTTCACCTGGTTCCTGACCACGCGGGTGACGAAGCTGCCCGTGCTGAGCGGCTGGCGCCGTCCCCAGGAGGAGCTCGACGAGTCCTCGCGCGCCGCCGCGCTGGAGGCCGTGGTCGACATCCACACGTTCGACCCGTCGGAGCTGGAGTCGTGGGCCCGCGGCGCCGGCGCCCAGGACGTCCACGCGGTCACCGAGGAGTTCGCCGCGGCGCTGGCCGGCTGGCCGATCCGGACGTTCGAGGCCGCCGTGCCGCAGGAGAAGCTGACCGTGCGCTGGCGCCTGTTCGCCTACCGCCTGTGGCTGCGGCTGTCCGCTGTGGACAAGAAGGTGCTCGCGAAGATCCTGCCGCGCGAGCTGTTCTACAACGTGATGATCACCGGGACCAAGCGGCCGTCCTGA
- a CDS encoding ABC transporter ATP-binding protein, whose translation MGLVSEPIQPSELDDLVVRMAGVGVRRGTNDLLKGLDWSVELDERWVVLGPNGAGKTTLLRLAAAELHPTAGEIDLLGERIGRVNIFDLRPRIGFTSAAIAQRVPGDELVKDVVVSAGYAVLGRWREEYDTLDTARATELLEAMGIGHLAERTFGTLSEGERKRALIARSLMTDPEMLLLDEPAAGLDLGGREDLVARLSALALDPDAPALVLVTHHVEEIPPGFTHALLLRDGGAVVSGLVDDVITSENLSKTFDQDLVLERSGDRFFARRR comes from the coding sequence ATGGGGCTCGTGAGCGAGCCGATCCAGCCCAGCGAACTTGACGACCTCGTGGTCCGGATGGCCGGTGTCGGCGTCCGCCGGGGGACCAACGACCTCCTCAAGGGCCTCGACTGGTCCGTGGAACTGGACGAGCGCTGGGTGGTGCTCGGCCCGAACGGCGCGGGCAAGACCACCCTGCTGCGTCTCGCCGCGGCCGAGCTGCACCCGACGGCAGGCGAGATCGACCTGCTCGGCGAGCGCATCGGCCGGGTCAACATCTTCGACCTGCGCCCGCGCATCGGCTTCACGTCGGCGGCGATCGCCCAGCGCGTGCCGGGCGACGAGCTGGTCAAGGACGTCGTGGTCAGCGCCGGCTACGCGGTGCTCGGCCGCTGGCGTGAGGAATACGACACCCTCGACACCGCCCGCGCGACCGAGCTGCTCGAAGCGATGGGCATCGGCCACCTGGCCGAGCGCACCTTCGGGACGCTGTCCGAGGGCGAGCGCAAGCGGGCCCTGATCGCGCGCTCGCTGATGACGGACCCGGAGATGCTGCTGCTCGACGAGCCGGCGGCCGGGCTCGACCTCGGCGGCCGCGAAGACCTGGTCGCGCGGCTCTCGGCGCTGGCCCTCGACCCGGACGCGCCGGCGCTCGTGCTGGTCACCCACCACGTCGAGGAGATCCCGCCGGGATTCACCCACGCGCTTCTTCTCCGTGACGGTGGCGCGGTCGTCTCCGGGCTGGTCGACGACGTCATCACCAGCGAAAACCTGTCGAAGACGTTCGACCAGGACCTCGTGCTGGAGCGTTCCGGAGATCGCTTCTTCGCCCGCCGTCGCTAA